Proteins from one Dysgonomonas sp. HDW5A genomic window:
- the mutY gene encoding A/G-specific adenine glycosylase, translating into METSHLDTKNNDYFISHILIRWYEQNKRDLPWRDTKDPYFIWLSEIILQQTRVVQGYDYYMRFTKTFPTVASLANADEDEVLKLWQGLGYYSRARNLHAAAKVIMSQYEGVFPTAYKDILSLKGIGEYTAAAVGSFAFELPHAVVDGNVFRVLSRLFAIDTPIDSTQGKKLFTNLANELLDVDNPGAHNQAIMELGALQCVPVSPDCSVCPLSDICLAFSQGKVSSYPVKQGKTKVKERYFNYLDIRFGSNMFLNKRTGNDIWKNLYELPLIETDEKLTLDELQKTDAFRQMFENAGDISIHPMGITLKHVLSHRIIYANFYTIEITKDTLIKKQFLKIEKTDLFNFAISRLVDRYFEHLNQGDLFA; encoded by the coding sequence TTGGAAACAAGTCATTTAGATACCAAAAATAACGATTATTTTATTAGTCATATATTAATAAGGTGGTATGAGCAGAATAAAAGGGATTTGCCGTGGCGTGATACTAAGGATCCTTACTTTATTTGGTTGTCGGAAATAATACTGCAACAGACACGTGTAGTTCAGGGATACGATTATTATATGCGCTTTACTAAAACATTTCCAACGGTAGCTTCTTTAGCAAATGCAGATGAGGATGAAGTTCTCAAATTATGGCAGGGACTGGGGTATTATAGTAGAGCCCGTAATCTCCATGCAGCGGCAAAGGTAATAATGTCTCAATATGAAGGGGTGTTTCCTACTGCTTATAAAGATATTTTGTCATTGAAAGGAATTGGCGAATATACGGCGGCGGCTGTAGGCTCATTTGCATTCGAATTGCCTCATGCTGTGGTCGATGGTAATGTCTTTAGGGTTTTGTCCCGTTTATTTGCTATAGATACCCCAATTGATTCAACTCAAGGGAAAAAGCTATTTACTAATCTGGCCAATGAGCTTTTGGATGTTGATAATCCCGGAGCACACAATCAGGCTATAATGGAACTTGGGGCTTTGCAATGTGTACCCGTTTCTCCTGATTGCTCTGTTTGTCCGTTATCAGATATTTGTTTGGCATTCAGTCAGGGGAAAGTATCATCGTATCCGGTGAAGCAGGGAAAGACTAAAGTCAAAGAGCGATACTTTAATTATTTGGATATACGATTTGGATCCAATATGTTCCTGAATAAACGAACAGGTAATGATATCTGGAAGAATTTATATGAATTGCCTCTCATTGAAACTGATGAGAAGCTGACGTTGGATGAATTGCAGAAAACAGATGCATTTCGTCAAATGTTCGAAAATGCAGGCGATATATCTATTCATCCGATGGGTATAACTTTGAAGCATGTTTTGTCTCATCGAATAATTTATGCCAATTTTTATACAATAGAAATAACAAAAGATACACTAATAAAAAAGCAATTTCTAAAGATTGAGAAAACTGATTTATTTAATTTTGCTATCTCGAGACTGGTTGATCGCTACTTTGAACACCTTAATCAGGGTGATTTATTCGCATAA
- a CDS encoding tetratricopeptide repeat protein yields MNLTEKEINKFNSFYDDACKKMEGLIILEGYTPKSPNFFEKRKIKKSIDLFKKALEIVPEHFPSLFFIGKLYQRLGKYEDSLSYFEKALIYEHSNHTLPQEASLVAMHLNNTEKALEYSLEAVRRKPDNIGVLGNHSMNLLIFGKDEEALLFIEKALSIEPSDKINIRIKKKIEDVISGNATRPTFKNSVG; encoded by the coding sequence ATGAATTTAACTGAAAAAGAAATAAACAAATTCAATTCCTTTTATGATGACGCTTGCAAAAAAATGGAGGGGCTTATAATATTAGAAGGATATACACCAAAAAGTCCAAATTTCTTCGAGAAAAGAAAAATTAAAAAATCCATTGATCTTTTCAAGAAAGCACTGGAGATTGTTCCTGAACATTTCCCTTCTTTGTTTTTTATTGGCAAACTTTATCAGCGACTTGGCAAATACGAAGACTCTCTATCTTATTTCGAAAAGGCTCTAATTTACGAACACAGCAACCATACCTTACCACAGGAGGCTTCACTAGTAGCGATGCACTTAAATAATACCGAGAAGGCACTCGAATATTCACTCGAAGCAGTCCGCCGCAAACCCGATAACATTGGTGTATTAGGAAATCACAGTATGAATCTTCTGATTTTCGGAAAAGACGAGGAGGCGCTTTTATTCATAGAGAAAGCTCTGTCTATAGAGCCTTCTGACAAAATCAACATCCGAATAAAGAAGAAAATAGAGGATGTTATTTCAGGGAATGCAACAAGACCAACCTTTAAAAACTCGGTCGGATAA
- the metG gene encoding methionine--tRNA ligase, with protein MNKKYNRTLVTSALPYANGPVHIGHLAGVYIPADIYVRYLRLKGEEVIHVGGSDEHGVPITIRAKKEGVTPQDIVDKYHGIIKKSFAEFGITFDIYSRTSSEIHKETASDFFLKLYNKGEFEEKTSEQYYDPEAKMFLADRYIMGECPHCGNPNAYGDQCESCGTSLSPNDLKNPKSTITGKTPILKETKHWYLPLDKHEAWLKQWILEDHKEWKSNVYGQCKSWLDMGLQPRAVSRDLDWGVPIPLEGAEGKVLYVWFDAPIGYISNTKELLPDSWEKWWKSEDTKLVHFIGKDNIVFHCIVFPAMLKADGSYILPENVPANEFLNLEGDKISTSRNWAVWLHEYLEEFPGQQDILRYVLTANAPETKDNDFTWKDFQARNNNELVAILGNFINRALVLTQKYFDGKVPAIHELTDYDKETLAEFADVKQNVEKYLDNYRFRDALKEAMNLARIGNKYLADTEPWKTAKTDMPRTETILNTALQITANLAIAFEPFLPFSAKKIKEFLNIELLEWNQLGHTDILSVGHILNQPDLLFAKIEDETVEQQIQKLQDTKKANEASEYKAAPIKPSIQFPDFEKVDIRVGTVLECIKVPKADKLLQFLIDDGISKRTIISGIAQWYKPEDLVGKQVCFIANLEPRKLRGIESCGMLLSAENSDGSLSLIQPSAAIIPGSKIG; from the coding sequence ATGAATAAAAAGTATAACCGAACATTAGTTACTTCTGCCCTTCCGTATGCAAACGGACCGGTACATATTGGTCATTTGGCAGGAGTATATATCCCGGCTGATATATATGTCAGATATTTGCGTCTCAAAGGCGAAGAAGTAATACATGTTGGAGGTTCTGACGAACATGGTGTGCCAATCACTATACGTGCAAAAAAAGAAGGTGTAACACCTCAGGATATAGTAGATAAATATCATGGCATCATCAAAAAATCATTCGCTGAATTTGGTATTACCTTCGATATATATTCTCGTACCAGCTCCGAGATACATAAAGAAACAGCCTCCGATTTTTTCTTGAAACTATATAATAAAGGAGAATTCGAAGAAAAAACGAGCGAACAATACTATGATCCCGAAGCTAAAATGTTTTTAGCCGACAGATATATTATGGGAGAATGTCCGCATTGTGGAAATCCGAATGCCTACGGAGACCAATGCGAATCATGCGGAACATCCTTAAGCCCGAACGACTTAAAGAATCCGAAATCGACCATCACAGGAAAAACTCCGATACTTAAAGAAACGAAACATTGGTATCTGCCTCTTGACAAACATGAAGCATGGCTAAAGCAATGGATTCTCGAAGACCATAAAGAATGGAAATCGAATGTTTATGGTCAGTGTAAATCGTGGTTAGACATGGGATTACAACCTCGTGCCGTAAGCCGTGACTTAGATTGGGGCGTGCCCATTCCACTCGAAGGAGCAGAAGGCAAAGTACTATATGTATGGTTTGATGCACCCATCGGATATATTTCGAATACAAAAGAACTATTACCTGACAGTTGGGAAAAATGGTGGAAATCAGAAGATACTAAACTCGTACATTTCATAGGAAAAGACAATATCGTTTTCCATTGTATTGTATTTCCGGCCATGTTAAAAGCCGACGGGTCATACATTCTTCCTGAAAATGTTCCTGCTAATGAATTCCTAAATCTCGAAGGAGATAAGATATCAACTTCACGCAATTGGGCAGTATGGTTACATGAGTATTTAGAGGAATTTCCCGGTCAACAAGACATTCTGCGTTATGTTTTAACAGCAAATGCTCCAGAGACTAAAGATAACGACTTTACCTGGAAAGATTTTCAAGCCCGTAATAATAATGAATTAGTTGCTATATTAGGTAACTTCATAAATAGAGCACTAGTTCTTACTCAAAAATATTTTGACGGAAAAGTTCCTGCAATTCATGAACTGACCGACTATGACAAAGAGACTCTTGCCGAATTTGCAGATGTTAAGCAAAACGTTGAGAAATATCTTGACAATTACAGATTCCGTGATGCCTTGAAAGAAGCTATGAATCTGGCACGCATAGGGAATAAATATCTGGCAGATACCGAACCTTGGAAAACGGCAAAAACAGATATGCCACGTACGGAAACTATTCTGAATACAGCTTTGCAAATCACAGCTAATCTGGCTATTGCATTTGAACCGTTCCTTCCTTTCAGTGCAAAGAAGATAAAGGAATTTCTGAATATAGAACTTTTAGAATGGAATCAATTGGGGCATACTGATATTCTTTCGGTAGGACATATATTAAACCAACCCGATTTACTTTTTGCGAAAATAGAAGACGAAACGGTTGAACAACAGATACAAAAACTTCAGGACACTAAGAAAGCGAATGAAGCTTCCGAATACAAAGCAGCTCCAATAAAACCATCTATTCAGTTTCCTGATTTTGAAAAAGTAGATATTCGTGTAGGGACAGTTTTAGAATGTATAAAGGTACCTAAAGCTGATAAGTTATTACAATTCCTTATTGACGACGGTATCTCTAAGCGTACAATTATATCAGGAATTGCACAATGGTATAAACCTGAAGACTTAGTAGGCAAGCAAGTCTGTTTTATTGCGAACCTTGAACCACGAAAACTTCGGGGTATAGAATCTTGCGGTATGCTACTTTCTGCAGAGAATAGCGACGGTAGTTTGTCTCTAATTCAACCATCAGCTGCAATTATTCCGGGCAGTAAAATCGGATAA
- a CDS encoding Rne/Rng family ribonuclease, with protein MNSELVVDVQSQEISIAVLEDKKLVELQKEARDISFAVGNIYAGKVKKLMPGLNAAFIDIGYKKDAFLHYLDLGPQFKSVDKFYKQALADTKKFPLIPKMPLEADIDKDGSISDVLKVGQEILVQIAKEPISTKGPRLTSELSFAGRFLVLIPFNDKVSISQKIKSKEERARLRQLIQSIKPKNFGVIVRTVAEGKKVIELDNELKTLVKRWEDNLPKIQKEKLPTLIYEETGRIVGLLRDVFNPSFQAIHVNDKEVHNQIRDYISIIDPEKRDIVKLYTDELPIFDNFAVTKQIKALLGKTVTFRNGAYLIIEHTEALHVIDVNSGNRSKNKEAGQENNAWEVNSAAAEEIARQLRLRDLGGIIVIDFIDMSEGEHRSKLIARMQELMANDRAKHNILPLSKFGLMQITRQRVRPEMVVDTTETCPTCFGKGEIKPSILFTDSLRSKISYLVQKLNVKKFTLHVHPYVAAFIDKGFPSLKLRWKWKYSFGMKIIPDQSLAFLEYRFFDQNKEEIDLKQEIELK; from the coding sequence ATGAATAGCGAACTTGTAGTTGATGTTCAATCGCAAGAGATTTCTATTGCCGTGTTGGAAGACAAGAAACTTGTCGAACTTCAGAAAGAGGCAAGAGATATATCGTTTGCAGTTGGCAACATTTATGCCGGGAAAGTAAAAAAACTTATGCCCGGATTGAATGCTGCTTTTATAGACATTGGGTACAAAAAAGATGCATTTCTTCACTACTTAGACTTAGGTCCACAATTCAAATCTGTAGATAAATTCTACAAACAAGCCTTAGCTGACACAAAAAAATTCCCGCTAATCCCCAAGATGCCGCTCGAAGCGGATATCGATAAGGATGGTAGCATTAGCGACGTACTTAAAGTAGGACAGGAAATATTGGTACAAATAGCCAAAGAACCTATCTCAACCAAAGGACCGAGACTAACATCGGAATTGTCATTCGCAGGCAGGTTTCTGGTACTGATACCTTTCAACGATAAGGTATCAATCTCGCAAAAAATAAAATCCAAAGAAGAAAGAGCCAGACTTCGTCAACTTATTCAAAGTATAAAGCCTAAAAACTTCGGTGTAATAGTTCGTACAGTAGCCGAAGGAAAAAAAGTTATCGAACTCGATAACGAACTTAAAACGTTAGTGAAGCGTTGGGAGGACAATCTTCCTAAAATTCAAAAGGAAAAACTTCCGACATTAATATATGAAGAAACCGGACGTATTGTGGGACTCCTTCGGGATGTATTCAACCCATCGTTTCAGGCTATTCATGTAAATGACAAGGAAGTACATAACCAAATCAGGGATTATATCAGTATTATAGATCCTGAGAAAAGAGATATCGTTAAGCTTTATACAGACGAACTACCTATCTTCGACAATTTTGCTGTCACAAAACAGATAAAAGCACTTCTGGGGAAAACTGTAACGTTCCGCAATGGTGCTTATTTGATCATAGAACATACCGAAGCTTTGCACGTAATAGATGTAAATAGCGGTAACAGATCAAAAAATAAAGAAGCAGGACAGGAAAATAATGCATGGGAAGTAAACTCGGCAGCTGCAGAAGAAATTGCCCGACAACTACGCCTCCGCGATCTGGGAGGAATTATTGTCATCGACTTCATAGATATGTCGGAAGGCGAACACCGCAGCAAACTGATTGCCAGAATGCAGGAGTTAATGGCTAATGATAGGGCAAAACATAATATATTGCCATTGAGCAAGTTTGGGCTGATGCAAATCACGCGCCAGCGCGTACGCCCCGAAATGGTAGTAGATACTACCGAAACATGCCCTACATGCTTTGGAAAAGGTGAGATAAAACCATCTATTTTATTTACAGATTCTTTACGATCTAAGATAAGTTATTTAGTTCAAAAACTAAATGTGAAGAAATTCACCCTGCATGTACACCCTTATGTTGCAGCATTTATTGACAAAGGATTCCCATCCTTGAAATTAAGGTGGAAGTGGAAATACAGCTTTGGAATGAAAATTATTCCCGACCAAAGTCTCGCATTTCTCGAATATCGGTTCTTTGATCAGAACAAAGAAGAAATAGATCTCAAACAAGAGATTGAGCTCAAATAA
- a CDS encoding HU family DNA-binding protein, giving the protein MTKADIVNEIAKNTGIDKATVLTAVESFMEVVKDSLSKSENVYLRGFGSFVVKKRAQKTARNISKNTTIIIPEHNIPSFKPAKVFVNQVKK; this is encoded by the coding sequence ATGACAAAAGCAGATATCGTTAACGAAATTGCTAAAAATACTGGCATCGATAAGGCAACCGTTCTAACAGCCGTGGAATCTTTTATGGAAGTAGTAAAAGACTCTCTAAGTAAAAGCGAGAATGTATATTTGAGAGGTTTTGGCAGCTTTGTTGTGAAGAAGCGTGCTCAAAAAACTGCTCGTAATATCTCAAAGAATACAACAATCATTATCCCAGAGCACAATATTCCATCTTTCAAACCTGCTAAAGTTTTTGTAAATCAAGTCAAAAAATAA